A genomic stretch from Halichoerus grypus chromosome 7, mHalGry1.hap1.1, whole genome shotgun sequence includes:
- the NODAL gene encoding nodal homolog isoform X1 yields MRLQGAPTHSASFPVFPHPDVEVDGQNWTFAFDFSFLSQVEDLVWAELRLQLSSPVDLPPGLPLSVEILHQLKPDAEQDPADCRERLRMDLFAVPLSQVTFSSGGMVLEVTRPLSKWLKHPGQLEEQMSGLVGECQPRPPTPPIASALLMLYSNLSPERRQLGGSTLLWEAESSWRAREGQLSQERGRRRRRHHLPDKSQLCRKVKFQVDFNLIGWGSWIIYPKQYNAYRCEGECPNPVGEEFHPTNHAYIQSLLKRYQPHRVPSTCCAPVKTKPLSMLYVDNGRVLLDHHKDMIVEECGCL; encoded by the exons ATGAGGCTGCAGGGGGCCCCCACTCACTCTGCTTCCTTCCCGGTTTTTCCCCACCCAGATGTGGAGGTGGATGGGCAGAACTGGACGTTTGCTTTTGACTTCTCCTTCCTGAGCCAAGTGGAGGATCTGGTGTGGGCTGAGCTGCGGCTGCAGCTGTCCAGCCCTGTGGACCTGCCCCCTGGCCTGCCACTCTCCGTCGAGATTCTCCACCAGCTAAAGCCGGATGCGGAGCAGGACCCAGCTGACTGCCGGGAGCGTCTTCGGATGGACCTGttcgctgtccctctgtcccagGTCACCTTTTCCTCAGGCGGCATGGTCCTGGAGGTGACCAGGCCACTCTCCAAGTGGCTGAAGCACCCTGGGCAGCTGGAGGAGCAGATGTCCGGTTTGGTTGGAGAGTGTCAGCCGCGGCCTCCCACGCCACCCATCGCCAGCGCGCTCCTCATGCTCTACTCCAACCTGTCCCCAGAGCGGAGGCAGCTGGGCGGCTCCACCTTGCTGTGGGAGGCCGAGAGTTCCTGGCGGGCCCGGGAGGGACAGCTGTCCCAGGAGAGGGGCAGGCGGCGCCGTCGACACCACTTGCCGGACAAAAGCCAGCTGTGTCGGAAGGTCAAGTTCCAAGTGGATTTCAACCTCATTGGATGGGGCTCCTGGATCATCTACCCCAAGCAGTACAATGCCTATCGCTGCGAGGGCGAGTGTCCTAACCCCGTGGGGGAGGAGTTCCATCCGACCAACCACGCATACATCCAG AGTCTGCTGAAGCGATACCAGCCCCACCGAGTCCCTTCTACCTGCTGTGCCCCCGTGAAGACCAAGCCGCTGAGCATGCTGTACGTGGACAACGGCAGAGTCCTCCTAGACCATCATAAAGACATGATTGTGGAAGAATGTGGGTGCCTTTGA
- the NODAL gene encoding nodal homolog isoform X2 → MRLQGAPTHSASFPVFPHPDVEVDGQNWTFAFDFSFLSQVEDLVWAELRLQLSSPVDLPPGLPLSVEILHQLKPDAEQDPADCRERLRMDLFAVPLSQVTFSSGGMVLEVTRPLSKWLKHPGQLEEQMSGLVGECQPRPPTPPIASALLMLYSNLSPERRQLGGSTLLWEAESSWRAREGQLSQERGRRRRRHHLPDKSQLCRKVKFQVDFNLIGWGSWIIYPKQYNAYRCEGECPNPVGEEFHPTNHAYIQCAGSYPGRD, encoded by the exons ATGAGGCTGCAGGGGGCCCCCACTCACTCTGCTTCCTTCCCGGTTTTTCCCCACCCAGATGTGGAGGTGGATGGGCAGAACTGGACGTTTGCTTTTGACTTCTCCTTCCTGAGCCAAGTGGAGGATCTGGTGTGGGCTGAGCTGCGGCTGCAGCTGTCCAGCCCTGTGGACCTGCCCCCTGGCCTGCCACTCTCCGTCGAGATTCTCCACCAGCTAAAGCCGGATGCGGAGCAGGACCCAGCTGACTGCCGGGAGCGTCTTCGGATGGACCTGttcgctgtccctctgtcccagGTCACCTTTTCCTCAGGCGGCATGGTCCTGGAGGTGACCAGGCCACTCTCCAAGTGGCTGAAGCACCCTGGGCAGCTGGAGGAGCAGATGTCCGGTTTGGTTGGAGAGTGTCAGCCGCGGCCTCCCACGCCACCCATCGCCAGCGCGCTCCTCATGCTCTACTCCAACCTGTCCCCAGAGCGGAGGCAGCTGGGCGGCTCCACCTTGCTGTGGGAGGCCGAGAGTTCCTGGCGGGCCCGGGAGGGACAGCTGTCCCAGGAGAGGGGCAGGCGGCGCCGTCGACACCACTTGCCGGACAAAAGCCAGCTGTGTCGGAAGGTCAAGTTCCAAGTGGATTTCAACCTCATTGGATGGGGCTCCTGGATCATCTACCCCAAGCAGTACAATGCCTATCGCTGCGAGGGCGAGTGTCCTAACCCCGTGGGGGAGGAGTTCCATCCGACCAACCACGCATACATCCAG TGTGCCGGCTCCTATCCTGGGAGAGACTGA